A portion of the Juglans microcarpa x Juglans regia isolate MS1-56 chromosome 1D, Jm3101_v1.0, whole genome shotgun sequence genome contains these proteins:
- the LOC121262932 gene encoding brefeldin A-inhibited guanine nucleotide-exchange protein 2-like, which produces MASSEADSRLSQVISPALEKIIKNASWRKHSKLAHECKSVLEKLSSPSKNETESESEPDSFGPGPLHDGGNIEFSLSDSESILSPLINAANSGVLKIADPAVDCIQKLIAYGYLRGEADPTGGDEAKLLTSLIESVCKCHDLGDDQMELLVLKTLLSAVTSISLRIHGDCLLQIVKTCYDIYLGSKNMVNQTTAKASLIQMLVIVFRRMEADSSTVPIQPIVVAELMEPAEKSDADGSMTMFVQGFITKIMQDIDGVLNPVTPGKVSLSGHDGAFETTTVETTNPADLLDSTDKDMLDAKYWEISMYKTALEGRKGELADGEGERDEDLEVQIGNKLRRDAFLVFRALCKLSMKTPPKEALADPQLMRGKIVALELLKILLENAGAVFRTSDRFLGAIKQYLCLSLLKNSASTLMIVFQLSCSIFISLVSRFRAGLKAEIGVFFPMIVLRVLENVVQPNFQQKMIVLRFLEKLCVDSQILVDIFINYDCDVNSSNIFERMVNGLLKTAQGVPPGVTTTLLPPQEVTMKLEAMKCLVAILRSMGDWMNKQLRIPDPHSTKKFESADNSPEPGSQPIANGNVDEAVEGSDSHSEASSEASDVLTIEQRRAYKLELQEGISLFNRKPKKGIEFLINASKVANSPEGIASFLRNASGLNKTLIGDYLGERDELPLKVMHSYVDSFEFQGMEFDEAIRAFLQGFRLPGEAQKIDRIMEKFAERYCKCNPKAFTSADTAYVLAYSVIMLNTDAHNAMVKNKMSADDFIRNNRGIDDGKDLPDEYLRSLFERISRNEIKMKEDDLAPQQKQSVNSNRLLGLDGILNIVIRKRGEDKYMESSDDLIRHMQEQFKEKARKSESAYYAATDVVILRFMIEACWAPMLAAFSVPLDQSDDEVVIAMCLEGFRYAVHVTAVMSMKTHRDAFVTSLAKFTSLHSPTDIKQKNIDAIKAIVTIADEDGNYLQEAWEHILTCVSRFEHLHLLGEGAPPDATFFAFPQNESEKSKQAKSTILPVLKKKGPGRIQYAASAVMRGSYDSAGIGGNASGVVTSEQVNNLVSNLNMLEQVGSSEMNRIFTRSQKLNSEAIIDFVKALCKVSMEELRSASDPRVFSLTKIVEIAHYNMNRIRLVWSSIWHVLSDFFVTIGCSENLSIAIFAMDSLRQLSMKFLDREELANYNFQNEFMKPFVIVMRKSSAVEIRELIIRCVSQMVLSRVNNVKSGWKSMFMVFTTAAYDDHKNIVLLAFEIIEKIVRDYFPHITETETTTFTDCVNCLIAFTNNRFNKDISLNAIAFLRFCATKLAEGDLGSSRNKDKEASAKLSPSSPQKGKDGKQDNSEMGDKDNHVYFWFPLLAGLSELSFDPRPEIRKSALQVLFDTLRNHGHHFSLSLWERVFESVLFPIFDYVRHAIDPSGGNSPGQGTDSDTVELDQDAWLYETCTLALQLVVDLFVKFYNTVNPLLRKVLMLLVSFIKRPHQSLAGIGIAAFVRLMSNAGDLFSEEKWQEVALTLKEAANATVPDFSFIASEGSLPRETNVESFVSDVPDDDDSESQRTQHLYAYLSDAKCRAAVQLLLIQAVMEIYNMYRSQLSAKTTLILFDALRDVATHAHKINGNTTLRSKLQEFGSMTQMQDPPLLRLENESYQTCFTFLQNLILDRPPGYDEAQVESFLIDLCQEILQFYIETSQSGTVSESSLGHAPHWQIPLGSGKRRELAARAPLIVATLQAICSLGESSFEKNLGRFFPLLANLISCDHGSNEVQVALSDMLSSAVGPILLRSC; this is translated from the exons ATGGCTTCTTCGGAAGCCGATTCCCGGCTAAGCCAGGTCATCTCCCCAGCCCTTGAGAAGATCATCAAGAACGCCTCGTGGCGCAAGCACTCCAAGCTCGCCCACGAGTGCAAATCCGTTCTCGAAAAGCTCTCTTCCCCTTCGAAGAACGAGACCGAGAGCGAGAGCGAGCCCGATTCCTTCGGCCCAGGCCCACTTCACGACGGCGGGAACATCGAGTTCTCTCTCTCCGACTCCGAGTCAATTCTCAGCCCACTCATCAACGCCGCCAATTCTGGTGTCCTCAAAATCGCTGATCCCGCCGTCGATTGCATCCAGAAACTAATTGCCTATGGCTACCTCCGCGGCGAGGCCGACCCCACCGGCGGTGATGAGGCAAAGCTCTTAACCAGCCTGATCGAGTCCGTGTGCAAATGTCACGATTTGGGCGACGATCAGATGGAATTGCTCGTTCTCAAGACGCTCTTATCGGCGGTAACATCGATTTCGCTGCGAATTCACGGTGATTGCTTGCTTCAGATCGTGAAGACGTGCTATGATATCTACTTGGGGAGCAAAAACATGGTGAACCAGACGACGGCCAAGGCGTCGCTGATTCAAATGCTGGTGATCGTGTTCCGGAGAATGGAGGCGGACTCTTCGACGGTGCCGATTCAGCCAATTGTGGTCGCCGAACTGATGGAACCGGCGGAGAAATCCGATGCGGATGGGTCGATGACAATGTTCGTGCAAGGTTTTATAACAAAGATCATGCAGGACATTGACGGAGTTCTGAATCCTGTTACGCCAGGGAAGGTATCGTTGAGTGGTCATGACGGAGCGTTCGAGACAACGACGGTTGAGACGACGAACCCGGCGGATTTGTTGGATTCAACGGATAAGGATATGTTGGACGCCAAGTATTGGGAGATCAGTATGTATAAGACGGCGTTGGAGGGAAGGAAGGGTGAGTTGGCGGAtggggagggggagagggatGAGGATTTGGAGGTTCAGATCGGGAATAAGTTGCGGAGGGACGCTTTCTTGGTGTTCCGGGCACTTTGCAAGTTGTCGATGAAGACGCCTCCCAAGGAGGCGCTGGCGGATCCCCAGTTGATGAGGGGGAAGATTGTGGCTTTGGAATTGTTGAAGATTTTGTTGGAAAACGCCGGGGCTGTGTTTAGGACCAGTGatag GTTTTTAGGTGCCATTAAGCAATACTTGTGTCTGTCATTGTTGAAGAACAGCGCGTCGACTCTTATGATCGTTTTCCAGCTTTCTTGCTCCATTTTCATTAGTCTGGTGTCAAGATTTAGAGCTGGATTGAAAGCAGAAATTGGAGTATTTTTTCCTATGATTGTTCTgagagttttagaaaatgttgTTCAACCTAATTTTCAGCAAAAGATGATCGTGCTTCGGTTTCTTGAGAAGCTCTGTGTTGACTCACAAATTTTGGTGgacatatttattaattatgattGTGATGTTAATTCGTCAAACATATTTGAGAG AATGGTCAATGGACTTCTTAAAACTGCACAAGGTGTCCCTCCTGGTGTAACCACCACACTGTTGCCACCGCAGGAGGTGACCATGAAACTTGAAGCTATGAAGTGCTTGGTGGCGATTTTGAGATCAATGGGAGATTGGATGAATAAACAGTTGCGTATTCCAGATCCTCATTCCACTAAGAAGTTTGAATCAGCTGATAACAGCCCTGAACCTGGAAGTCAGCCCATCGCAAATGGGAATGTGGACGAAGCTGTTGAAGGGTCAGATTCTCATTCTGAAGCTTCCAGTGAGGCTTCTGATGTTTTGACGATTGAGCAACGACGAGCTTACAAGCTGGAACTTCAG GAAGGTATATCTCTTTTTAATCGGAAACCTAAGAAGGGGATCGAATTTCTTATCAATGCAAGCAAGGTGGCCAACTCACCTGAGGGAATAGCATCTTTTCTTAGAAACGCATCTGGTTTGAACAAGACTTTGATAGGTGATTATCTAGGAGAAAGGGATGAGTTACCACTGAAAGTGATGCACTCCTACGTGGATTCCTTTGAATTTCAAGGTATGGAGTTTGATGAAGCAATCAGGGCCTTTCTTCAAGGCTTTAGGTTGCCTGGTGAGGCCCAGAAGATTGATCGAATTATGGAGAAGTTTGCTGAGCGTTACTGCAAATGTAATCCAAAGGCATTTACAAGTGCTGACACAGCCTATGTCCTTGCTTACTCTGTGATAATGCTCAATACTGATGCTCATAATGCTATGGTGAAGAACAAG ATGTCAGCTGATGATTTTATCAGGAATAATCGGGGCATAGATGATGGAAAAGATTTACCCGATGAGTACCTGAGGTCACTCTTTGAACGGATATccagaaatgagataaaaatgaaagaggaTGATTTGGCTCCTCAACAGAAACAGTCTGTGAACTCAAATAGACTTCTTGGCTTGGATGGTATACTGAATATAGTGATCCGTAAGCGTGGAGAAGACAAATATATGGAGAGCAGTGACGATCTAATCAGGCACATGCAAgaacaattcaaagaaaaagctCGGAAATCTGA GTCAGCTTATTATGCAGCAACGGACGTGGTGATCCTTCGGTTCATGATTGAGGCGTGCTGGGCTCCTATGTTGGCTGCCTTCAGTGTTCCACTTGACCAGAGTGATGATGAAGTGGTAATAGCTATGTGCCTTGAAGGCTTCCGGTATGCTGTCCATGTTACTGCTGTGATGTCCATGAAGACTCATAGAGATGCTTTTGTGACTTCCCTAGCAAAGTTTACCTCTCTCCACTCTCCTACTGATATCAAGCAGAAAAACATAGATGCGATTAAG GCAATAGTAACAATCGCAGATGAGGATGGGAATTACTTACAAGAAGCTTGGGAGCATATCTTGACATGTGTTTCTAGGTTTGAGCATCTACATCTCTTGGGAGAAGGTGCTCCTCCAGATGCAACGTTTTTTGCTTTTCCTCAGAATGAGtcagaaaaatcaaaacaagcCAAGTCCACCATCCTTcctgttttgaaaaaaaagggacCTGGGAGGATTCAGTATGCGGCTTCTGCTGTGATGAGGGGTTCCTATGATAGTGCTGGTATTGGCGGCAATGCCTCTGGGGTGGTCACGTCTGAACAAGTGAACAATTTAGTCTCCAATTTGAACATGTTAGAACAAGTTGGGAGCTCTGAAATGAATCGCATATTCACACGGAGCCAAAAGTTGAACAGTGAGGCAATAATAGACTTTGTCAAGGCACTTTGCAAGGTCTCTATGGAGGAATTGCGATCTGCATCTGATCCACGAGTTTTCAGCCTTACCAAGATTGTTGAGATTGC GCACTATAATATGAACCGCATCAGGCTTGTGTGGTCAAGCATCTGGCACGTGCTCTCTGATTTCTTTGTAACCATTGGCTGCTCTGAAAACCTTTCTATTGCTATATTTGCAATGGATTCTTTACGCCAGTTGTCAATGAAATTCTTAGACCGAGAAGAACTGGCTAactataattttcaaaatgaattcaTGAAGCCTTTTGTCATTGTAATGCGCAAGAGTAGTGCTGTTGAAATCAGAGAGTTAATCATTAGATGTGTCTCCCAAATGGTGTTATCTCGCGTCAACAATGTTAAATCAGGATGGAAAAGCATGTTCATG GTCTTCACAACTGCGGCTTATGACGACCACAAAAACATTGTACTATTGGCCTTTgaaattattgagaagattgtgCGAGACTACTTCCCACACATTACTGAGACTGAAACCACCACCTTTACAGACTGTGTGAATTGCCTGATTGCCTTCACTAATAACAGATTCAACAAAGACATTAGCCTTAATGCTATTGCTTTTCTTCGGTTCTGTGCAACAAAACTTGCAGAAGGAGATCTTGGCTCGTCAAGGAATAAAGATAAGGAAGCTTCTGCTAAACTATCTCCATCTTCACctcaaaaaggaaaagatggtaAACAAGATAACAGCGAGATGGGTGATAAAGACAATCATGTTTATTTCTGGTTCCCTTTGTTGGCTG GTTTGTCAGAACTTAGCTTTGACCCTAGGCCTGAAATCAGGAAGAGTGCCTTGCAAGTTCTATTTGATACTTTACGCAATCATGGTCATCATTTCTCACTTTCTTTGTGGGAACGAGTGTTTGAATCAGTTCTATTTCCGATATTTGACTATGTGAGGCATGCTATTGATCCTTCTGGGGGGAATTCACCAGGGCAGGGAACTGATAGTGATACAGTTGAGCTTGATCAAGATGCATGGCTCTACGAGACATGCACGTTGGCCCTCCAACTAGTTGTAGATCtttttgtcaaattttataaCACTGTCAATCCACTTTTGAGAAAAGTGCTGATGCTTCTAGTGAGCTTTATTAAACGTCCTCACCAAAGCCTTGCTGGTATTGGTATTGCTGCATTTGTCCGTTTGATGAGTAATGCTGGTGATCTATTCTCCGAAGAAAAGTGGCAAGAAGTGGCTTTGACATTGAAAGAAGCAGCTAATGCAACAGTtcctgatttttcttttattgccaGTGAAGGGTCTTTACCTAGAGAAACTAATGTAGAGTCTTTTGTGTCTGACGTGcctgatgatgatgattcaGAGAGCCAAAGGACACAACATCTCTATGCTTATTTATCTGATGCAAAGTGCCGAGCTGCCGTTCAACTTCTATTGATTCAG GCGGTGATGGAAATCTATAACATGTATCGGTCACAACTTTCAGCAAAAACCACCTTAATCCTGTTTGATGCTTTGCGTGATGTGGCAACCCACGCTCACAAGATCAATGGCAATACCACACTACGATCAAAGCTTCAAGAGTTTGGCTCTATGACCCAAATGCAAGACCCTCCATTGTTACGGCTAGAGAATGAGTCTTACCAAACTTGCTTCACATTCTTACAGAATCTTATACTGGATAGGCCCCCAGGTTATGATGAGGCCCAGGTGGAGTCCTTCCTTATTGACCTTTGCCAGGAGATCTTACAGTTTTATATTGAAACTTCTCAGTCGGGAACAGTATCTGAATCATCCCTTGGGCATGCCCCCCATTGGCAAATTCCTTTAGGTTCTGGGAAACGAAGAGAATTGGCTGCACGTGCACCTCTTATTGTTGCCACTCTCCAGGCTATATGTAGTCTGGGAGAGAGTTCATTCGAGAAGAACTTGGGTCGGTTCTTCCCCCTACTTGCAAACTTGATAAGTTGTGACCATGGGTCAAATGAGGTCCAGGTAGCTCTCAGTGATATGCTTAGCTCGGCAGTGGGTCCTATTCTGCTCCGGTCTTGTTGA